In Rhodovulum sulfidophilum DSM 1374, the following are encoded in one genomic region:
- a CDS encoding pyridoxal phosphate-dependent aminotransferase, with amino-acid sequence MTGPRFTPLADSLPATVPFIGPETLERDRGRPFRARLGANESLFGPSPKAIAAMQAAVREVWKYGDAQNHELRLALAKAHGVTPDCIMVGEGIDGLLGYLVRLVVGPGDPVVTSEGAYPTFNYHVAGFGGALHKVPYRDDREDPEALIARAAELKAKLVYLSNPDNPMGTWLPAGQVQAMIEAVPEGTLMVLDEAYIEFAPEGTAPAIDPEDPRVIRFRTFSKAHGLAGARVGYAIAAAPLITAFEKVRNHFGMCRISQAGALASLADTAWLAEVKSQVAEGRAMIARIAEANGLSALPSGTNFVTVDCGADGDFARRVLAGLAERDVFVRMPGVAPLDRCIRIASGPEDQLTVLAEELPKALAAARG; translated from the coding sequence ATGACAGGACCCCGTTTCACCCCGCTTGCCGACAGCCTGCCCGCGACCGTGCCCTTCATCGGCCCCGAAACGCTGGAGCGCGACCGCGGTCGCCCGTTCCGGGCGCGTCTCGGCGCCAATGAAAGCCTGTTCGGCCCCTCGCCGAAGGCGATCGCCGCGATGCAGGCGGCGGTGCGCGAGGTCTGGAAATACGGCGATGCCCAGAACCACGAATTGCGCCTGGCTCTGGCCAAGGCGCATGGGGTGACGCCCGACTGCATCATGGTCGGCGAGGGGATCGACGGGCTTCTGGGCTATCTGGTGCGGCTCGTTGTCGGACCGGGCGATCCGGTCGTGACCTCGGAGGGCGCCTATCCGACCTTCAACTACCATGTCGCCGGTTTCGGCGGCGCCCTGCACAAGGTGCCCTATCGCGACGACCGCGAAGACCCCGAGGCGCTGATCGCCAGGGCGGCCGAGCTGAAGGCCAAGCTGGTCTATCTGTCGAACCCCGACAATCCGATGGGCACATGGCTGCCCGCCGGGCAGGTGCAGGCGATGATCGAGGCGGTGCCCGAGGGCACGCTGATGGTGCTGGACGAGGCCTATATCGAATTCGCCCCCGAGGGCACCGCCCCCGCCATCGACCCTGAGGACCCCCGGGTGATCCGGTTCCGGACCTTCTCGAAGGCGCATGGGCTGGCCGGGGCGCGGGTGGGCTATGCCATCGCCGCGGCACCGCTGATCACGGCCTTCGAAAAGGTCCGGAACCATTTCGGCATGTGCCGGATCAGTCAGGCCGGGGCGCTGGCCTCGCTGGCCGACACCGCCTGGCTGGCCGAGGTCAAGTCCCAGGTCGCCGAGGGACGCGCCATGATCGCCCGGATCGCCGAGGCCAACGGGCTGAGCGCCCTGCCCTCGGGCACCAATTTCGTGACCGTCGATTGCGGCGCCGACGGCGATTTCGCGCGGCGGGTGCTGGCCGGACTGGCAGAGCGCGACGTCTTCGTACGCATGCCGGGCGTCGCGCCGCTGGATCGTTGCATCCGGATCGCCTCGGGGCCGGAGGATCAGCTGACGGTTCTGGCCGAAGAGTTGCCGAAGGCGCTGGCGGCGGCGCGGGGCTGA
- the phaZ gene encoding polyhydroxyalkanoate depolymerase — translation MKFMTTYDLMETARNTNQWFGATARALGSYPAVAMVPSPLFRMVAAWGEVTERAFARMVAKPDWNINTVVGADGRDHIVSVEKSVTRPFGDLIHFKVHGRPQMRRRVMLVAPMSGHYATLLRSTVASLLPDCDVYITDWHNARDIPVSEGKFDIEDYTLYLVDFLKHLGPDTHVIAVCQPAPLALAATAYLAEEEPAAQPRSLTLIGGPIDPDAAATDVTDFGRRVTMGQLEHLVIQRVGFKYAGVGRLVYPGMLQLASFMSMNGDRHTRAFSEQILRAAKGEAGDHDKHNRFYDEYLAVMDMTSEFYLTTVDRIFKRGEIARNAFSVNGRKVDIAAITDVAVKTVEGANDDISAPGQCIAALDLLTGLPDHKKASHLEPGAGHYGIFAGKSWRNNIRPLVLDFIDANSGDPQPARAHLKTV, via the coding sequence ATGAAATTCATGACGACCTACGACCTGATGGAGACCGCGCGAAACACGAACCAGTGGTTCGGAGCCACCGCCCGCGCATTGGGGTCCTATCCGGCCGTCGCCATGGTTCCCTCCCCGCTCTTCCGGATGGTCGCCGCCTGGGGCGAAGTCACCGAACGCGCCTTCGCCCGCATGGTGGCAAAGCCCGACTGGAACATCAACACCGTGGTGGGCGCCGACGGGCGCGACCATATCGTCTCGGTCGAGAAATCCGTGACCCGGCCGTTCGGCGATCTGATCCATTTCAAGGTACATGGCAGGCCGCAGATGCGGCGCCGGGTGATGCTGGTGGCGCCGATGTCGGGACATTATGCCACGCTGCTGCGCTCGACCGTGGCCAGCCTCTTGCCCGATTGCGACGTCTATATCACCGACTGGCACAATGCCCGCGACATTCCGGTTTCGGAGGGCAAGTTCGACATCGAGGATTACACCCTCTATCTGGTCGATTTCCTCAAGCATCTCGGCCCCGACACCCATGTCATCGCGGTCTGCCAGCCCGCGCCGCTGGCGCTGGCCGCGACCGCCTATCTGGCCGAGGAGGAACCCGCAGCCCAGCCGCGCAGCCTGACCCTGATCGGCGGGCCGATCGATCCCGATGCTGCCGCCACCGACGTCACCGATTTCGGCCGGCGGGTGACCATGGGCCAGCTCGAGCATCTGGTGATCCAGCGGGTCGGGTTCAAATATGCGGGCGTCGGGCGGCTGGTCTATCCGGGCATGCTGCAGCTGGCCTCGTTCATGTCGATGAATGGCGACCGCCATACCCGCGCCTTCTCGGAGCAGATCCTGCGCGCAGCCAAGGGCGAGGCGGGCGATCACGACAAGCACAACCGCTTCTATGACGAATATCTTGCCGTGATGGACATGACATCCGAGTTCTACCTGACGACGGTAGACCGGATCTTCAAGCGGGGCGAGATCGCCCGGAACGCCTTTTCGGTCAACGGCCGCAAGGTCGATATCGCGGCGATCACCGATGTTGCCGTCAAGACCGTCGAGGGCGCCAATGACGATATCTCGGCGCCGGGCCAGTGCATCGCCGCGCTCGATCTGCTGACCGGACTGCCCGACCACAAGAAGGCCAGCCATCTGGAACCCGGGGCAGGCCATTACGGCATTTTCGCGGGCAAGAGCTGGCGCAACAACATCCGCCCGCTGGTGCTGGACTTCATCGACGCCAATTCCGGCGATCCGCAACCCGCGCGGGCCCATCTGAAAACGGTCTGA
- the rpiA gene encoding ribose-5-phosphate isomerase RpiA — protein sequence MAAELSPIELAKYVAGRRAADLVEDGMRVGLGTGSTAAWLVKSLGARVRNEGLSITAVPTSDRTAALAREVGIDVVSLEDARWLDLTVDGADEFDPAFNLIKGGGGAHLQEKIVATASDRMVVIADPAKAVAQLGAFPLPVEVIGFGWSASRKLIAEALEGLDVLGREITLRMAGEMPFRTDEGNLVLDLHLGRIGNPRQLGLVLNQIPGVVENGLFIDICDAVVIGHPDGRAELRDAEGSEEARVDLPESDNLFADL from the coding sequence ATGGCCGCAGAGCTTTCCCCCATCGAACTGGCCAAATATGTCGCCGGACGCCGTGCCGCCGATCTGGTCGAGGACGGCATGCGTGTGGGCCTGGGCACCGGTTCGACCGCGGCCTGGCTGGTGAAGAGCCTTGGCGCGCGGGTGCGCAACGAGGGGCTCTCGATCACCGCCGTGCCGACCTCGGACCGGACCGCGGCGCTGGCCCGTGAGGTCGGCATCGACGTGGTCAGCCTCGAGGATGCGCGCTGGCTCGACCTGACCGTCGACGGCGCCGATGAATTCGATCCGGCCTTCAACCTGATCAAGGGCGGCGGCGGCGCGCATCTTCAGGAAAAGATCGTCGCGACCGCCTCCGACCGGATGGTGGTGATCGCAGACCCGGCCAAGGCCGTGGCCCAGCTCGGCGCGTTTCCGCTTCCGGTCGAGGTGATCGGCTTCGGCTGGTCGGCCAGCCGCAAGCTGATTGCCGAGGCGCTGGAGGGGCTCGATGTGCTGGGCCGCGAGATCACGCTCCGGATGGCGGGCGAGATGCCGTTCCGCACCGACGAGGGCAATCTGGTGCTCGACCTGCATCTGGGCCGGATCGGCAATCCGCGCCAGCTGGGGCTGGTCCTGAACCAGATCCCGGGCGTGGTCGAGAACGGGCTGTTCATCGATATCTGCGACGCGGTGGTGATCGGCCATCCCGACGGCCGGGCCGAGCTGCGCGATGCCGAGGGCAGCGAGGAGGCCCGGGTGGACCTGCCCGAAAGCGACAATCTCTTCGCCGATCTCTGA
- a CDS encoding PHA/PHB synthase family protein, whose translation MTIKDDAPATNLERLNENLVKLEELTERLVSAMSKKRRIDPNLQAPGQDLYMKATAAYMAEMMQNPSKLIEHQVSYWGKALKHFVEAQEALARGKLQAPPDSTPKDPRFSNPLWQTHPYFNYIKQQYLMSAEAISSAVKDIDGLNPRDARRLEYFTQQIVDLMSPANFLGTNPEALERAAATDGQSLVDGLENLVRDIEANDGEILVTLADREAFAVGRNLATAPGKVVFRNRMMELIQYSPATETVHATPIMIFPPWINKFYILDLTPQKSLIRWLVGQGYTVFVVSWVNPDAGYADVGLDQYVEEGYLTAIAEVKAITGEEKINAVGYCIAGTTLALTLALLQKRGDSSIRSATFFTTLTDFSDQGEVGVFLDNDFVDGIEREVTGKGYLDSFFMSRTFSFLRSNDLIYRPAIRNYMMGEAPPAFDLLYWNGDSTNLPARMAVEYLRGLCQQDRFATEGFEICGERVHISEVRLPLCAVACETDHIAAWRSSYEGVRKMGSTSKTFILSQSGHIAGIVNPPDRKKYGHYVNDAPMKDLAADRWREDAAFTEGSWWPRWDSWLKRRSGRQVPAREPGADGRPLLGDAPGTYVMGKKAT comes from the coding sequence GTGACAATAAAAGATGATGCGCCGGCCACCAATCTGGAGCGGCTGAACGAGAATCTCGTCAAGCTGGAAGAGCTGACGGAACGACTGGTCTCGGCGATGTCGAAGAAGCGGCGCATCGACCCGAACCTGCAGGCGCCGGGGCAGGATCTCTACATGAAGGCGACCGCCGCCTACATGGCCGAGATGATGCAGAACCCCTCCAAGCTGATCGAGCATCAGGTGTCCTACTGGGGCAAGGCGCTCAAGCATTTCGTCGAGGCCCAGGAGGCGCTGGCGCGCGGCAAGCTGCAGGCGCCGCCCGACAGCACGCCGAAGGATCCGCGCTTTTCCAACCCGCTCTGGCAGACCCATCCCTATTTCAACTACATCAAGCAGCAATACCTGATGAGCGCCGAGGCGATCTCGAGCGCGGTCAAGGATATCGACGGGCTCAATCCGCGCGATGCGAGGCGGCTGGAATATTTCACCCAGCAGATCGTCGATCTGATGTCGCCCGCGAATTTCCTCGGCACCAATCCCGAGGCGCTGGAACGCGCGGCCGCGACCGACGGCCAGTCTCTGGTCGACGGGCTCGAGAACCTGGTGCGCGACATCGAGGCCAATGACGGAGAGATCCTCGTCACGCTTGCCGACCGCGAGGCCTTTGCGGTCGGCCGCAACCTGGCGACGGCACCGGGCAAGGTGGTGTTCCGCAACCGCATGATGGAGCTGATCCAGTACAGTCCGGCGACCGAGACTGTTCACGCCACTCCGATCATGATTTTTCCGCCCTGGATCAACAAGTTCTACATTCTCGACCTGACGCCGCAGAAATCCCTGATCCGCTGGCTCGTCGGGCAGGGCTATACGGTCTTCGTCGTGTCCTGGGTCAATCCCGATGCCGGTTATGCCGATGTCGGCCTCGATCAGTATGTCGAGGAAGGCTATCTGACCGCGATTGCCGAGGTGAAGGCGATCACCGGCGAAGAGAAGATCAACGCGGTCGGTTACTGCATCGCGGGCACCACGCTGGCGCTGACCCTGGCGCTGCTTCAGAAGCGCGGCGACAGCTCGATCCGCTCGGCCACCTTCTTCACCACGCTGACCGACTTTTCCGACCAGGGCGAGGTCGGGGTCTTCCTCGACAACGACTTCGTCGACGGGATCGAGCGCGAGGTGACGGGGAAGGGCTATCTCGACAGTTTCTTCATGTCGCGGACCTTCTCCTTCCTGCGCTCGAACGACCTGATCTACCGTCCGGCGATCCGCAATTACATGATGGGCGAAGCCCCGCCCGCCTTCGACCTGCTCTACTGGAACGGCGACTCGACCAACCTTCCGGCGCGGATGGCGGTCGAGTACCTGCGCGGGCTCTGCCAGCAGGACCGGTTCGCAACCGAGGGGTTCGAGATCTGCGGCGAGCGGGTGCATATCTCGGAGGTCCGCCTGCCGCTTTGCGCCGTGGCCTGCGAGACCGACCATATCGCGGCCTGGAGGTCGAGTTACGAAGGGGTGCGCAAGATGGGCTCGACCAGCAAGACCTTCATCCTGTCGCAATCGGGCCATATCGCGGGCATCGTGAACCCGCCCGACCGCAAGAAATACGGCCATTACGTAAATGACGCGCCGATGAAGGATCTTGCCGCCGACCGCTGGCGCGAGGATGCCGCCTTCACCGAGGGCTCGTGGTGGCCGCGCTGGGATTCCTGGCTGAAACGGCGCTCGGGTCGGCAGGTTCCCGCTCGCGAGCCGGGGGCGGATGGGCGTCCGCTGCTCGGAGATGCCCCCGGAACCTATGTCATGGGGAAGAAAGCCACCTGA
- the phaR gene encoding polyhydroxyalkanoate synthesis repressor PhaR, producing MSDVKEPLLIKRYASRRLYNTETSDYVTLEDIAKVIRTGRDVKIVDLKSGDDLTRQYLLQIIAEHESKGESVLPINVLNDLVRSYTSSAQSVVPQFLAASFEMLRDSQSKMMENFGRINPMAMPGLGAIQAQQEAFLKAMTGGWSGAPGAEGEAGEGEERELDEIKRQLAELQQKLSKMNG from the coding sequence GTGAGTGACGTGAAAGAGCCGCTTCTGATCAAGCGCTATGCCAGTCGGCGTCTCTACAATACGGAGACCAGCGATTACGTCACGCTGGAGGATATCGCCAAGGTCATCCGGACTGGCAGGGACGTTAAGATCGTCGATCTCAAGAGCGGCGACGACCTGACGCGCCAGTATCTGCTTCAGATCATCGCCGAGCACGAGAGCAAGGGCGAGAGCGTGTTGCCGATCAACGTGCTTAACGATCTCGTGCGCAGCTATACCAGCTCGGCCCAGAGCGTCGTGCCGCAATTCCTTGCCGCAAGCTTCGAGATGCTGCGCGACAGCCAGTCGAAGATGATGGAGAATTTCGGTCGCATCAACCCGATGGCGATGCCGGGTCTCGGCGCGATCCAGGCTCAGCAGGAAGCCTTCCTGAAAGCGATGACGGGGGGCTGGAGCGGCGCGCCCGGCGCGGAAGGAGAAGCCGGCGAGGGCGAGGAGCGCGAACTGGACGAGATAAAGCGCCAGCTTGCCGAGCTGCAGCAAAAGCTCTCGAAGATGAACGGATAA
- a CDS encoding L-serine ammonia-lyase yields the protein MDLSVFDIFKIGIGPSSSHTMGPMLAAARFLHLLRGSPFHPVGLRASLHGSLAFTGVGHATDRAVILGLDGFTPETYDRDAAEEALRRISTEAEVRPKGLPPLRFDPASDLVFDHDRALPGHANGMILSAIDAEGDILTSETYYSIGGGFVRTEAELAAGETDRGGGTRPLPYPFASAADLLELARTSGRSIAAMKRANEIARMGPEALETGLARIWSAMSDCIERGLATDGQLPGGLGIRRRAHAIHNALLAERGMNLTAPHTINDWMSVYAMAVNEENAAGGQVVTAPTNGAAGVVPATIRYWLTHVPAAQPSKVGDFLLTAAAIGGLIKKNASISGAECGCQAEVGSASAMAAAGLAAVMGGSPEQVENAAEIALEHHLGMTCDPVKGLVQVPCIERNGLGAIKAVSAASLALRGDGRHFVPLDACIETMRQTGRDMNEKYKETALGGLAVNIPNC from the coding sequence ATGGACCTGTCCGTTTTCGACATCTTCAAGATCGGCATCGGCCCTTCCTCGTCGCATACGATGGGGCCGATGCTGGCGGCGGCGCGGTTTCTCCACCTGCTGCGGGGCTCGCCCTTCCATCCGGTCGGCCTGCGCGCCTCGCTGCATGGCTCGCTGGCCTTCACCGGGGTCGGCCATGCCACCGACCGGGCGGTGATCCTCGGGCTCGACGGCTTCACCCCCGAAACCTATGATCGGGACGCCGCCGAAGAGGCGCTGAGGCGGATCAGCACCGAGGCCGAGGTCCGCCCCAAAGGCCTGCCGCCGCTGCGCTTCGATCCGGCATCCGATCTCGTCTTCGATCACGACCGCGCCCTGCCCGGCCATGCCAATGGCATGATCCTCTCGGCCATCGACGCAGAGGGCGACATCCTGACCAGCGAGACCTATTACTCGATCGGCGGCGGCTTCGTCAGGACCGAGGCCGAGCTTGCCGCGGGCGAGACCGACAGGGGCGGCGGCACACGCCCGCTGCCCTACCCCTTTGCCAGCGCGGCCGACCTGCTTGAGCTGGCCAGAACCTCGGGCAGGTCGATCGCCGCCATGAAACGCGCCAATGAAATCGCGCGGATGGGCCCCGAGGCGCTCGAGACCGGGCTGGCGCGGATCTGGTCGGCCATGTCGGATTGCATCGAACGCGGGCTGGCCACCGACGGCCAGCTGCCCGGCGGCCTCGGCATCCGTCGGCGGGCCCATGCGATCCACAACGCCTTGCTGGCCGAACGCGGGATGAACCTGACGGCGCCGCACACGATCAACGACTGGATGAGCGTCTATGCGATGGCCGTGAACGAGGAGAACGCGGCCGGCGGACAGGTGGTGACGGCGCCGACCAATGGCGCGGCCGGGGTGGTGCCCGCCACCATCCGCTACTGGCTGACCCATGTACCCGCGGCACAGCCCTCGAAGGTCGGGGATTTCCTGCTGACCGCCGCGGCGATCGGCGGGCTGATCAAGAAGAATGCCTCGATCTCGGGGGCGGAATGCGGCTGTCAGGCCGAGGTGGGCTCGGCCTCGGCGATGGCGGCGGCAGGATTGGCGGCGGTGATGGGAGGCTCGCCCGAACAGGTCGAGAATGCGGCCGAGATCGCGCTCGAACATCATCTGGGCATGACCTGCGACCCGGTGAAGGGGCTGGTTCAGGTGCCCTGCATCGAGCGCAACGGCCTGGGCGCGATCAAGGCGGTCTCTGCCGCCTCGCTGGCGCTGCGCGGCGACGGGCGCCATTTCGTGCCGCTCGACGCCTGCATCGAGACCATGCGTCAGACCGGTCGCGACATGAACGAGAAATACAAGGAAACCGCGTTGGGCGGGCTGGCCGTCAACATTCCGAATTGCTGA
- a CDS encoding alpha/beta fold hydrolase: MTEPQMLTTPEGRRLAYHRTEGAGPGIVFLGGFMSDMEGTKATHLEAWAKAQGRAFLRFDYSGHGQSSGRFDEGAIGDWAADARAALGALTEGPQVLVGSSMGGWIALLLARALPERVAGLVGIAAAPDFTEDSMWAGFSDARRAELTETGRVELPSAYADSPYVITRRLVEDGRRNLVLRDPLAFGFPVRLLQGTADEDVETRVALRLLERIEAEDLRLTLVKGADHRFSTPETLALIESAILEIG, translated from the coding sequence ATGACCGAACCGCAGATGCTGACCACGCCCGAGGGCCGGCGCCTGGCCTATCACCGGACCGAGGGGGCAGGGCCCGGCATCGTCTTTCTCGGCGGGTTCATGTCCGACATGGAAGGTACCAAGGCTACCCATCTCGAGGCCTGGGCCAAGGCGCAGGGCCGCGCCTTCCTGCGCTTCGACTATTCCGGTCATGGCCAGAGCTCGGGTCGCTTCGACGAGGGCGCCATCGGCGACTGGGCGGCCGATGCCCGGGCCGCGCTCGGGGCGCTGACCGAGGGGCCGCAGGTGCTTGTGGGCTCGTCCATGGGCGGCTGGATCGCGTTGTTGCTGGCCCGGGCGCTGCCCGAACGCGTGGCGGGCCTCGTCGGCATCGCCGCCGCGCCCGATTTCACCGAGGACAGCATGTGGGCGGGGTTCTCGGATGCCCGGCGCGCCGAATTGACCGAAACCGGCCGGGTCGAGCTTCCCTCGGCCTATGCCGACAGCCCCTATGTCATCACCCGCCGTCTGGTCGAGGATGGCCGCCGCAACCTGGTGCTGCGCGATCCGCTTGCCTTCGGCTTCCCGGTGCGGCTTCTGCAGGGCACGGCCGATGAGGATGTCGAGACCCGCGTCGCGCTTCGGCTGCTCGAGCGGATCGAGGCCGAGGATCTGCGGCTGACGCTCGTCAAGGGCGCCGATCACCGCTTCTCGACGCCCGAGACCCTCGCCCTGATCGAAAGCGCCATCCTCGAGATCGGCTGA
- a CDS encoding MarR family winged helix-turn-helix transcriptional regulator — MSFDKDDSAGYLANHMARLFAAALTRRIAPLGLMPGQFMVLLELWREDGLTQRDLVERLDVEQATIANTLNRMERDGLILREPDAADRRARRVRLTDRARALEARATEAATEVNGIALARLAPEDRARFAALLQAVIAGLREGR, encoded by the coding sequence ATGAGCTTCGACAAGGACGACTCGGCGGGCTATCTCGCCAACCACATGGCGCGGCTTTTCGCGGCGGCGCTGACCCGGCGGATCGCGCCTCTGGGGCTGATGCCGGGGCAGTTCATGGTGCTGCTCGAGCTCTGGCGCGAAGACGGGCTGACCCAGCGCGATCTGGTCGAGCGGCTGGATGTGGAACAGGCGACCATCGCCAACACCCTGAACCGGATGGAGCGTGACGGGCTGATCCTGCGCGAGCCGGACGCGGCCGACAGGCGGGCCCGCCGGGTGCGGCTGACCGACCGGGCCCGCGCCTTGGAGGCGCGTGCCACCGAGGCCGCGACCGAGGTCAATGGCATCGCGCTGGCGCGGCTTGCGCCCGAGGACCGCGCCCGGTTCGCCGCGCTGTTGCAGGCGGTGATCGCGGGGCTCCGCGAGGGGCGGTAA
- a CDS encoding phasin family protein, whose product MADAQDFTKMMQDMMSAFSMDPTTMQDAFKTQAALAEKMSKVALEAAEKSTEISSKWTKDTLSKVGEVATLKDEPTDYTKAMTDFASSSAEMAAENMAAFAEVAKKVQMETVELMLAAGKDFSEDATSAMKKATATATKTAKKATTVASEKA is encoded by the coding sequence ATGGCTGACGCACAAGACTTTACCAAGATGATGCAGGACATGATGTCGGCGTTCTCGATGGACCCGACCACGATGCAGGACGCCTTCAAGACCCAGGCCGCCCTTGCCGAGAAGATGTCCAAGGTTGCTCTCGAGGCCGCCGAGAAGTCGACCGAGATTTCCTCCAAGTGGACCAAGGACACCCTGTCCAAGGTCGGCGAGGTGGCGACGCTCAAGGATGAGCCCACCGATTACACCAAGGCCATGACCGACTTCGCGTCGTCCTCGGCCGAGATGGCTGCCGAGAACATGGCCGCCTTCGCGGAAGTGGCGAAGAAGGTCCAGATGGAAACCGTCGAGCTGATGCTGGCCGCGGGCAAGGACTTCTCCGAGGATGCGACCTCGGCGATGAAGAAAGCCACCGCGACCGCCACCAAGACTGCCAAGAAGGCCACCACCGTCGCGTCGGAAAAGGCCTGA
- the gor gene encoding glutathione-disulfide reductase: protein MSFDYDLFVIGGGSGGVRAARLAASEAGARVGLAEEYRMGGTCVIRGCVPKKLMVYASGFAHAVEDARAYGWQVHGGEFDWSLFKARLDDELTRLEGVYRGNLERAGVEIFDSRAVLADPHTVRLADGTEKTARHILIATGGRPFVPEFPGSELAITSNDVFLFESLPKRILIVGGGYIACEFACILNGLGVEVTQFYRGAQILRGFDDEARGHIAGAMCAQGVDLRVGCNVQRIDRVEDGLWVKATDGGDAVFDAVLFATGRRPNTDGMGLEEAGIALGANGAVAVDEWSQSSVPSVYAVGDVTDRIALTPVAIREGAAFVETVFKGNPTRADHDLVPGAVFTRPEYGSVGLTEEEARGRGPIEVYSTAFRPMQSGFAGRPDRVMMKLIVAAESRKVLGCHIVADQAGEMIQLAAVAIKMGATKEDFDRTVAVHPTMAEELVTMKVPVRTG, encoded by the coding sequence ATGAGCTTCGATTACGATCTTTTCGTCATTGGCGGCGGCTCCGGCGGGGTGCGCGCGGCGCGGCTCGCGGCGTCCGAGGCGGGCGCACGCGTCGGGCTTGCCGAGGAATACCGCATGGGCGGCACCTGCGTGATCCGGGGCTGCGTGCCGAAAAAGCTGATGGTCTATGCCTCGGGCTTTGCGCATGCCGTCGAGGATGCGCGGGCCTATGGCTGGCAGGTGCATGGCGGCGAGTTCGACTGGTCGCTGTTCAAGGCGCGGCTCGATGACGAACTGACCCGGCTCGAGGGCGTCTACCGCGGCAATCTCGAGCGTGCGGGCGTCGAGATCTTCGACAGCCGCGCGGTGCTGGCCGATCCGCATACGGTGCGGCTGGCCGACGGTACCGAGAAGACCGCGCGGCATATCCTGATCGCGACCGGCGGGCGGCCCTTCGTGCCCGAATTCCCGGGCTCGGAGCTGGCGATCACCTCGAATGACGTGTTCCTGTTCGAGAGCCTTCCGAAGCGGATCCTGATCGTCGGCGGCGGTTATATCGCCTGCGAATTTGCCTGCATCCTCAACGGGCTCGGGGTCGAGGTCACGCAGTTCTACCGCGGCGCGCAGATCCTGCGCGGGTTCGACGACGAGGCGCGGGGCCATATCGCGGGGGCGATGTGCGCGCAGGGTGTCGACCTGCGCGTCGGCTGCAACGTGCAGCGCATCGACCGGGTCGAGGACGGGCTCTGGGTCAAGGCCACCGATGGCGGGGATGCGGTCTTCGACGCGGTGCTGTTTGCCACCGGGCGGCGGCCCAATACCGACGGTATGGGGCTCGAGGAGGCCGGCATCGCGCTTGGCGCCAATGGCGCGGTGGCGGTCGACGAGTGGTCGCAGAGCTCGGTGCCGTCGGTCTATGCGGTGGGCGACGTCACCGACCGGATCGCGCTGACGCCGGTCGCGATCCGCGAGGGCGCGGCCTTCGTCGAGACCGTGTTCAAGGGCAACCCGACCCGCGCCGATCATGATCTGGTGCCGGGCGCGGTCTTCACCCGGCCCGAATACGGCTCGGTCGGTCTGACCGAGGAAGAGGCGCGCGGCCGCGGTCCGATCGAGGTCTATTCGACCGCCTTCCGGCCGATGCAGTCGGGCTTTGCCGGGCGGCCCGACCGGGTGATGATGAAACTCATCGTCGCGGCCGAAAGCCGCAAGGTGCTGGGCTGCCATATCGTGGCCGATCAGGCGGGCGAAATGATCCAGCTGGCGGCGGTGGCGATCAAGATGGGCGCGACCAAGGAGGATTTCGACCGGACCGTGGCGGTGCATCCGACCATGGCCGAAGAGCTGGTGACGATGAAGGTCCCGGTGCGCACGGGTTGA